Below is a window of Shinella sp. PSBB067 DNA.
CGTCCAGGACGCCCTCGGTCTCGGCGCCGCCAAGGTTGACACCGCCTATGCCGGCGTGACTGCGGCCATCGACGTCGTCAAGGAAATCAAGTCCAAGCTCGTCACCGCCACCGAACAGGGTGTCGACCGCGCCAAGGTCGGCGAGGAAATCAAGCAGCTTCAGGATCAGCTCCGCAGCATCGGCGCTGGCGCTGCCTTCGGCGGTGAAAACTGGATCGCCGGCGGCGCCGCAGATGCGACGATCGTCACCGGCTTCACGCGCGGCTCCGACGGCACCGTGAAGGTGACCACCGCGTCCTACGATGCGGCTGCCAACTCGCTCTTCGGCGATTACGATCCGGCCACCGGCACGGTTGCCGATGACGGCCTGCTGGCTGAAGTTCTGGCCATCACGCTCGACGGCACCACCGACGACGCCGCCGTGGCCGGCTTCCTCGACAACGTCGAAGACAATCTGGCCAAGGCCCAGACCGTCGGTTCGACGCTCGGTTCGCTCTCCAAGCGCATCAGCCTCCAGGAAGACTTCGCCTCGAAGCTGTCCGACGCCATCGACAAGGGCGTAGGCCGCCTCGTCGACGCCGACATGAACGAGGAGTCGACCCGCCTGAAGGCGCTGCAGACCCAGCAGCAGCTCGCCATCCAGTCGCTGTCGATCGCGAACTCCAACTCGCAGAACATCCTCTCGCTGTTCCGTTAATCTACGGACGGAGGAACGCGCGGAGTCTGACCCGCGACAACCTCAGGAAAGGCCGCTCCCGCAGACGGGG
It encodes the following:
- a CDS encoding flagellin, with amino-acid sequence MSSILTNTSAISALQTLRTINNDMETTQDRISSGMRVGAAKDNAAYWSIATTMRSDNAALSAVQDALGLGAAKVDTAYAGVTAAIDVVKEIKSKLVTATEQGVDRAKVGEEIKQLQDQLRSIGAGAAFGGENWIAGGAADATIVTGFTRGSDGTVKVTTASYDAAANSLFGDYDPATGTVADDGLLAEVLAITLDGTTDDAAVAGFLDNVEDNLAKAQTVGSTLGSLSKRISLQEDFASKLSDAIDKGVGRLVDADMNEESTRLKALQTQQQLAIQSLSIANSNSQNILSLFR